The DNA segment GGGATCCCTAGGCGAGGTGGCTGGCTTAGAAGTCCCAGTCCCGGAGGAAACTGGTTAtgttcctccctctccttccgtGGAAGCGACTATCTCAAGGAACTGCGGGTCCGGTAGATTCCCGCTCATTTCCAAAGTCTCAAAAGAAGTTTCTCAAACGGGAATTTCTAGGACAGCCGCTCAGCAACCCCAGGGCCGGCGGTGGTGGCCCTAGTCCTAGATAATTTGGGGTTCCTGGAAAGGGGACAGCTGAGGCATACACGCGTCGGGAGAAACGCACGGTCTTCTCACGGCCCTCGGGGTTTGTTTCAGAGTCCGACCCAGCAGATCGGTCCGCGGAGTCTCAGGGAGGGGAACCCAGgagcccccaccccgcctccaggCACGCCGGGACTGCAAGTCGGGCCCCGCCCCCGCGCCGCGCCTTAAAGGACTCGAAGGCCGGGGCGCACCGCGGCGGCCACGGTCATGGAGGGTGCGTTTGCGGCTAACTGGAGCGCTGAGGCGGTCAACGGGAGCGCGGCGCCGCCGGGAACCGAGGGCAATCGCACTGCCGGGCCGCCACAGCGCAACGAGGCCCTGGCGCGGGTGGAGGTGGCCGTGCTGTGCCTCATCCTGTTCCTGGCGCTGAGCGGCAACGCGTGCGTGCTGCTAGCGCTGCGCACCACGCGCCACAAGCACTCGCGCCTCTTCTTCTTCATGAAGCACCTGAGCATAGCCGACCTGGTGGTGGCGGTGTTCCAGGTGCTGCCGCAGCTTCTGTGGGACATCACGTTCCGCTTCTACGGGCCCGACCTGCTGTGCCGCCTCGTCAAGTACCTGCAGGTTGTGGGCATGTTCGCGTCCACCTACCTGCTGCTGCTCATGTCGCTCGACCGCTGCCTGGCCATCTGCCAGCCGCTGCGCTCGCTGAGCCGCCGCACCGACCGCCTGGCGGTACTCGTCACATGGCTCGGCTGCCTGGTGGCCAGCGCGCCGCAGGTGCACATCTTCTCGCTGCGCGAGGTGGCCGACGGTGTCTTCGACTGCTGGGCCGTTTTCATTCAACCCTGGGGGCCCAAGGCCTACATCACGTGGATCACGCTCGCCGTCTACATTGTGCCGGTCATCGTGCTTGCCACCTGCTATGGCCTTATCAGCTTCAAGATCTGGCAGAATTTACGGCTCaagacggcggcggcggcggcagaggCTGCCGCGGGGGCTGAGGGCGAGGCGGCAGACTGGGCTGGGCGCGCGATTCTGACCCGCGTCAGCAACGTCAAGCTCATCTCTAAGGCCAAGATCCGCACGGTCAAGATGACCTTCATCGTCGTGCTGGCCTTCATCGTGTGCTGGACGCCATTCTTTTTCGTGCAGATGTGGAGTGTCTGGGATGCCGATGCGCCCAAGGAAGGTAGCGCGGGCGGAAGCACCGGGAGGAGGGAGCGCGGCGGGCGTGGCCTGGTCCTGCTGTCCCTGTCCAGGGTTTGGCGGGCTTCGTGGATTGTTCTGAGCCTTGGCCGCATCATCTGCTGGCCAGGTGACTTGGGGCATAACCTCCCTGAGCCTTGACTTCCCTTTCTGTAAAATAGCAAAGATGATAAGCCAGTTTTCCCCTgcagttgttatttagttgctaaccagtgtccgactcttttgcgatcccatggattgtagcccgccgggctcctctgcccaagcgatttcccaggtaagaatactggagtgggttgccatttccttttctaggggatcttctagatctgtattagcaggtggattctttatcactgagccatcagggaagcctcctctTCAACAGTAGGGGAATGAAATGTGAAAATGCACGTAAAATCCCTACCACAGTCTTTAGGCCACATGGGGTATTTGATTCACTGTTACGGACCCGAAAATTGAGCTTCCAATGACTTGCCTTTTCCACCTGGTGAGCAATGCGGGGAGGTGACTTTCCGACCCAGGCCCCATCTCCTGCCACGTTAAGTTCACTTCCCTTGAACTTCCACTTTAAGTTCAAGTCAGCGTGAAcccgggagacctggtttgaatcAGAGCAGCGGGAGATGGGTGCTTGGATTCTTCCAACCGAGCCTGAGAAGGTGTGGGGCAGGGCGCTGTCAGTGGGCGGAGACTGGGAATCCCTTGCCGAGTGGAGGAGGCGAGTTGTGCCCCTCGCCCTCTCTCCAGCCGCGAGGTGGAGAGGTGAGTATTGCGGCGGCGGCGCTGTCAGTACCCAGGAGCCCAGACAGTGCTTCTGCTGAGGGGTGGGGGCAAGCAGGGAAGGGAGCGAACGGAACGCAAACTTCCCCGTTTGTCTCTGGAGCCCGGTTGATTTTGGTAGGCGGGAAACGCGCGCTCTCCAGTGGAGGACAGACAGTGTCAGAACTGCGGGTGGCTGGTGAAACCGGGAGGCGAAGGTAGGGTGGGATGCTATGAGGAGGGATCCAGGGGAGCAGAGCTTCTGGGGCGCTGGCTTCTGGCCGAGGCTTTGCGCCTTCAGCCTTCATCACAGACAGTTCCGGTAGCTCATTTGCAAACAGCAGGAGGGGTGATCTGTGGTGGTGAACGACTTAACACCTTTTGGTTGCAAGGTAATCTCAATGCACTGGAATGCCGGCGGCTCAATTGCTTGTAAGGAAAGACTGGGAGGCTTTCTTTCAGCTGTTCTGTCCGTGAGAAAGCAAACTTATCCCATTTCTGGATAGAATCAGTACTACTTCCACCAGTCTCCAACACTGCAGCCAACCCGTGGAAGCTGAAATCATCATTCAGCTCTCTAACTTTGCTTTGCTCACAGATCAGGGACTAACTGAGCAGCTGGAGAAATCACATGTGGCTTGTCAGCTGGCCTTGTGGCCCCCACAGAACTCTTTCCTTAGGTCTCGCTCCCCCTGCCAGTCCCTGTAAACCCAGCTGCTCCTTTTCCATCTCTCCCCGCCTACACCTTCACTCACACCAAGCTCTGCCTTTATTGGTTTAGAGCTCGCCTTGTTCCAAAAATAACTTGGGGAGGGGGCTCAAAGATTCAGGTCCCAGGCATGATAAAATAGATaggggaaaatgggaagaaaggggggaaaaggataaaagtataataatagcaataataaagcttctttgtgtgttggggggagggggctgtgcAAAAGGCTTCCTTTTCATAAGAgccaaagcaaagaggaaaactcTCGATTTCAGTATTTTCATTGTTCAGAgcagaaaatagaggagaaaaaagcaagagGAGGGTTGTGATAATTTAATGAGCGTCCCCGCCCCAGTAGCCACATGCTATTGGGACCCTGCTTTGGTGAGTCTAGTAAGTCTGCAGAAGGAGGGCTTGGACCAGACAGCCCTAGCAGGTTTGGACAAGCCCCGGATGGAACCGTCAAGATCAAATTGCGCAGCCAAAAGATTTGGCAACAACCTTTCCCCTTGAACTCTGTGGAACTTGCTTGGCTGCTGGTAACAGGGACTCTGACCCTGAGCTGCTTCTCTGGGGGGAGATGAAGACAGATGGATGTATCCAGTTGGTCAAGACAGCAGGCAGGCCTGTAGGTCCCCAGGTCTCGGTGCAGGCTAACAGCAGGTGTTGGAGCCGGTGTTGGCCTGTGTTTGGAGCCCACCCTTCCACTTTCTCTTGTGTCCTTGTGCTGATGATTtcccctttctgagcctcagcttcctcctctgtcaTAATGAGGATGACATGGTGTGACCCATAGCACCTGGGGACCACACGATCAATGTCATTCCGCCTTTCCCCCATTCTGGttgtttaaagttttgttttcattcttgggATTGGCTTTGAGAATCTCGGCAGTCAGAGGAAATAGACATTTATTCGTCAGAGGAAATAGGAGGGGGTGGGGTGTTGGCAGAGTCTGCTGGACAGTATGTAGTGTGTCCAGGAGGGTTGGTGTGTGGAGAAGCTTGTTAAAAGCcagagaggtggactgtgaaccTTGTCACAGGGGGGATGCCACCTGTCCTGTTCTCTGACGTGTGCCCATTGCCTAGCACAAGGCTGGCCATCCCCTGGAGTGCAACCAGTGCTAGTTGAACAAACATGTGGGTTATGGGAGGAGGAAGGTGCATAAGATGGGGCAGGGATGAGTGTGTAGAGTTGAACTGAAGATAAATAAGACTCTATGGAGACCTCTGGCCATAGAATTGGCTACTCGGTGAGGAAGTGCGCCCCCCACCACTTGGGGTAATCAAAAATCTGCCAGGGTGTTTTGCCAGGGGAAAGGTTGAAATCCATAGGAGGCCTGATTGTaagtgtttccccatctgtaaaatgagcagCAGTCACCCTGGATGGTTGACTAAACCTGCCTGGGGCTGTTTGCTGGGGTTAAGATTAGGCTTTaggttgtggggaggggagggtagaAGGTGCTGGTGGCATACAGCCTGGCATGCAGTAAGTGCGCTGCCAGTGCTTTACAAAGAGGAAGATCTCAAGACGTGTCAGGTCATGGAATCCGTCCATACAGCTGAGGGAGTGTGGATTGTTGAGCTCAGGAATGCATTTTCACAGAGGGACTACAATTTTCATCGAGTGGTGGCAAGTCCAGTAATGCTGGGAACAAGAGTGTTAAGAGGTCAAGGGAAATTAAGGTTTCCCCAGAGGAAGCAGTATGATGCAAGGTGGGGAGATTTTAGCTCTGAGTTTTGGAAGCCCAAGGGGACCGTTTCGGATGAGTGGGTGGCAGAGCGGTGTAACCAGGTGGTCTTCCTGTGATTCTGATTCCAGGCCACTGAGGGGCAGCCTCAGGTGCCACGGAGGGCACCTCCCTCCGTGCTCTGCTGGAACACTGGTACCTCCCCCCCTTTCCAGATGCTTCAGTACCAGGGGCCTCTGCCCTCCACAGTCCACGCCTCACACTGTAATGGTCACACTTAttcattctatttctttctctttatcccCACCTGACCTTAATATTTGCGTGCGAACTCACTTTTTCCAGGGGAAATTGAATTTGCGTTCAGTTATCTTGTTAGGGGCCCATCTCCCATCATCAAGCTGAGAAAttgtctttttgcttttccaACATACTGGTGGTGGTGACTGGTTTATCAGGACCTCCTGTCTGCTAATTTCATGCTTCACTTCAACTTAGTCCCTTATTGGACATTTCCCATTTTCCAGCCTCTGCTAGTGGCCAAGGACAGAGCCACAGATGTCACAAAGTCCTCAACCACAGATTATAAGCAGAAATAGTTACAATATGAAGGGACGATGCTGTAAGAGTTGTATTCACTTGTCAGAAGTACCGTGAGTGCCCCCAGGATTCATTGATTCTAGCTCcctggaaaaaaaatcaggatcAGAGAGGAATCAACATTTGAAAagggttttgaaggatgagtaggagctGGTTATGCAAAGAAACATACACACATTGCCTGATGAGATCATTGGAATACTTCTCAGACTTCATTTTGTACACAGAATCATGTGGGAGAACTTGTTAAAGTGCAGATTGTGATTCAGCACATCTGGGTGGGGCCCGTGagactgcatttttaacaagctcctaGGTGATGCCTGTGCAGGGCCCTTGACTGGACATTGAGTAATGAGGCTTTAAAAAGCTTTAATGTGTTATCTCTGTTCCCAAAACATGTGGCTTGCCTTTGCATGAGTGGCCCAAGTTGGTGGCAGGGTCCTGTCATTCTCTGAAGGGTAAGGAAAGGCTCTCCGTTTGCAGGAAACCTCACCTCTTCTGCTTCTAGAACATGGTTATTTCTCAGGTCCTTCCTGTAGGCCCCACATGTCCCTAGATTTGAGCAGTGGCATCACGGAAGACTATTTAAAGCTGTATAGCCCACAAGTTTAGCTCTTCTTCCTGACCTTATACACGGCAAGATCACACACCTGTGACTTTTACAATTCCAATGTTGTAAAATGGTGCTCTTTTCAAGGAGCCTTGGAAAACATATTCATATTCAATCTTTCTGTACATGTACATccagaaatcattttttaaaaagcctctgtACACCACAACTCCCAAATTCTCCTATAGCTCCTATAGGGATAAGGGATTTAGTCCTTATGAGAGGTGCCTGATTTGGGAGCCATGGgttggggaagggtggggaggggaggccttGAACTGAGTGAGTGGTTTCTGGAGTGAGAGCCTCTTAGGAACATTGATGAGCTTGATCAGATTCAACTGAGCCATAGGTCTTTGAGTTGTAAGTGACATGTGTTCGTTGCCTCAGGAACAGCGCAGCCAGAGAGGAGAGGCCATGGCCAGCTGCCCGTCAGCTGTTCCGGGCTAATTTGGGCCCAGGGTGACAGTGATGGTGACAGGCGGGGGCAGTACCGGGAAATCCGCATAGGGGACTTCGTGCAGCTTGAGTAAAGCCAGGCTGGTGGGTGGATGGACCACTGGGACACCCTGTCCTCGCATGGCCCTCGGCCACCCACCTCCTCATGAGTCATGGTTCTGGGTGGAAGTTCAGCATGGTGTCTGTCTCCTGGGGGCGGTAAATGCCCAGCAGGGAATGTTTGCAGTTGGCGCATGGCCCTTTCTGCTCAGTTCTCTGCTTGGCATGTAGGAGCCCCCACTTGAAGATTACCCCAAGTGCCCTGCCTTGCGCTCATCGCCTGTCTGCCAATGCTGCCACTCCCCACTGACTAGAAGGCCTGTCTGGCTTCTCTCCTTCTCACCTGGATTTGTAAATCCCTTGAGGGCAGGTCCCCAGGGTTGCTTGGGTGGCTGGCACTGAGTAGACACAGCAGGGGAGGATGCATGGGCATCTGATCTCttcctccacccctccctccctttcctgagAAATGCCCTGAGCTCAGGCCAGGCAGGTGTGAGGCCCAATCCCTGGTTCATGCCTCCCACTCAGCCCCTCTTCTCTCCAGGACCAAAGAGAGTGGTTTGCAAGCCCTCAGGGCTTGGACCTTGAGGGACAGGTGTTCCTTTTGCTGAGGGGGATAGAAGACATGGATGAGAGCCAGCTCGCCTGGTGGAGACCCTGAAATCCCTTTCTCACCCATGGCTGCAGCCCCCTTCCCTGCTGGGTTTCTTATGGCAGAGTAAAGTTTTCCACAGCAGACCATCTGGAGTTCCTTTG comes from the Bos mutus isolate GX-2022 chromosome 22, NWIPB_WYAK_1.1, whole genome shotgun sequence genome and includes:
- the OXTR gene encoding oxytocin receptor, whose product is MEGAFAANWSAEAVNGSAAPPGTEGNRTAGPPQRNEALARVEVAVLCLILFLALSGNACVLLALRTTRHKHSRLFFFMKHLSIADLVVAVFQVLPQLLWDITFRFYGPDLLCRLVKYLQVVGMFASTYLLLLMSLDRCLAICQPLRSLSRRTDRLAVLVTWLGCLVASAPQVHIFSLREVADGVFDCWAVFIQPWGPKAYITWITLAVYIVPVIVLATCYGLISFKIWQNLRLKTAAAAAEAAAGAEGEAADWAGRAILTRVSNVKLISKAKIRTVKMTFIVVLAFIVCWTPFFFVQMWSVWDADAPKEASPFIIAMLLASLNSCCNPWIYMLFTGHLFQELVQRFLCCSFRRLKGSRPGETSVSKKSNSSTFVLSQYSSSQRRCSQPSTL